One Thalassoglobus sp. JC818 genomic region harbors:
- a CDS encoding efflux RND transporter periplasmic adaptor subunit encodes MSNPELDQRRLCFEIRAFREGCWNLSPPVARYFAVCLGLIFTAVTLSGCGQGPSAGAGQQAGARPAARVYIDEVVETSVVPQTIAVGTVVAKRTSEVASGADGKVDRLLVREGDIVQEGQELSILNMMTTDLGIEEAEKVSEIRRQEWEESKGPRAAELRRVESMMNAAKIEWDTAVKKYERLQQLYRNGAANEDDFDNAAEKARRTAELYAAAEAAYRLIAEGERDEKQSQLKASYEAQVKQVEYLRAEKGKRTTTAPFDGVVVEEHTEDGQWLSKGDPVVKIAEILEEVFVIAQVDQQQIRNVQLGTEVNVEVQTPVKKNWVGTVSSIIPRSEWESGSRTFPVKVVIPNMLVEHHGRSQPVLIEGMYARVTFQGPERSAVLVPKNAVIRSETGSRVVVATPGEGSGAAIAKLVMIREGEQFGDQIEVLDGALAAGTTVVVEGAERLTPFQDLQIVDRDAPAEVAVSQEVDASDSSSVE; translated from the coding sequence ATGAGCAATCCTGAATTGGATCAGAGAAGATTGTGTTTCGAGATCAGAGCATTTCGTGAAGGCTGTTGGAATCTTTCTCCGCCAGTGGCCCGGTATTTTGCTGTGTGTCTCGGGCTGATCTTCACGGCAGTCACGCTCTCGGGCTGTGGTCAGGGCCCCAGTGCCGGAGCTGGGCAGCAGGCTGGCGCACGCCCTGCTGCAAGAGTCTACATCGACGAAGTGGTCGAGACTTCCGTAGTGCCTCAGACGATTGCCGTCGGAACGGTCGTTGCGAAACGGACCAGTGAAGTCGCCTCCGGAGCAGATGGGAAGGTCGATCGTCTCTTGGTTCGCGAGGGAGACATCGTTCAGGAAGGGCAGGAACTGTCCATTCTGAACATGATGACGACCGACCTCGGAATCGAGGAAGCGGAGAAGGTCTCTGAAATCAGAAGGCAGGAGTGGGAAGAATCCAAAGGTCCACGCGCTGCAGAACTTCGACGAGTCGAGTCGATGATGAATGCTGCGAAAATCGAGTGGGACACAGCAGTCAAGAAATACGAGCGCTTGCAACAACTCTATCGCAACGGAGCAGCGAACGAAGACGACTTCGACAACGCTGCCGAGAAAGCTCGTCGAACTGCGGAGCTATATGCTGCTGCTGAAGCTGCTTACCGGCTGATTGCGGAAGGTGAACGCGACGAGAAGCAGAGTCAGCTCAAGGCCAGCTACGAAGCTCAAGTGAAACAGGTGGAGTATCTTCGAGCCGAAAAAGGCAAGCGGACGACGACAGCCCCTTTCGATGGCGTAGTTGTCGAGGAGCATACAGAGGATGGCCAGTGGCTCTCGAAAGGCGATCCGGTCGTCAAAATCGCCGAAATCCTCGAAGAGGTTTTTGTGATCGCGCAAGTCGATCAGCAACAAATTCGTAATGTGCAACTCGGAACAGAGGTCAATGTCGAAGTTCAGACTCCGGTGAAGAAAAACTGGGTCGGAACGGTTTCTTCCATCATCCCTCGCAGCGAATGGGAATCCGGATCGCGGACTTTTCCCGTGAAAGTCGTCATTCCCAACATGTTGGTCGAACATCATGGCCGCTCTCAACCGGTGCTGATCGAGGGAATGTACGCTCGCGTGACATTTCAGGGACCGGAGCGAAGTGCGGTTCTCGTACCTAAAAATGCCGTCATTCGGTCAGAAACCGGTTCACGCGTTGTTGTTGCGACTCCCGGAGAAGGTTCTGGAGCGGCTATTGCGAAACTCGTGATGATCCGTGAAGGCGAGCAGTTTGGCGACCAGATTGAGGTTCTGGATGGAGCACTGGCGGCCGGAACAACTGTTGTTGTCGAGGGAGCGGAACGATTGACTCCTTTTCAGGATCTTCAAATCGTGGATCGCGATGCCCCGGCCGAAGTGGCTGTCAGTCAGGAAGTCGACGCTTCCGATTCCAGTTCCGTGGAATGA
- a CDS encoding DNA-directed RNA polymerase subunit alpha C-terminal domain-containing protein: protein MTATIQNYDFLGTLRDSSPLSREHLNQMLSAAVGSGAADFRKAIEQVTEEAQNNPALRVRAGIGQFLLGSPKESEQILAGTDEGIGRYFLAQALLSQARYEEASSEFEQAAKLGYHPVESTLRRAGALRRMGKMEAAEEMIRSTGAEGARLAEYSYQMGCILADRGDTFGAIEYFERAVDMDHHHQRALFALAVQNSRHGDDEEAIQLYERCLSRPPYLRSALLNLGLLYEDKENYAAAQYCFERVLKYDPGNERAVLYLKDIEATSNMYYDEESLKEQQKLEQLLGRPVTDFELSVRSRNCLATMGIETLGQLTEISEQELLSGKNFGETSLMEVRELMAQHSLSIGQYLHEKQREPAFDQRDLSPEEQAAVQTPIGDLNLSVRSRKCMTRLGITTIGELLMRTPDELLSAKNFGVTSLNEIRNKLSEMNLKLRND from the coding sequence TTGACCGCGACGATCCAAAATTATGACTTTCTCGGAACGCTTCGCGATTCGTCCCCTCTGTCGCGAGAACATTTGAATCAAATGCTCTCGGCCGCAGTCGGATCGGGAGCAGCTGATTTCCGGAAGGCGATCGAACAAGTTACTGAAGAAGCACAAAACAATCCAGCTCTTCGCGTCCGCGCCGGAATTGGGCAATTTCTTCTTGGCAGCCCCAAAGAATCTGAACAAATTCTCGCGGGAACAGACGAGGGCATTGGTCGGTACTTCCTGGCCCAGGCACTGCTCTCTCAGGCGCGATACGAAGAAGCATCCAGCGAATTCGAACAAGCAGCGAAACTCGGATATCACCCTGTCGAATCGACTCTGCGTCGAGCCGGTGCACTTCGCCGCATGGGCAAGATGGAAGCAGCGGAAGAGATGATCCGCAGCACAGGTGCAGAAGGTGCTCGACTCGCAGAATACTCCTACCAGATGGGATGTATTCTCGCAGATCGTGGAGACACTTTCGGCGCGATCGAGTATTTCGAACGTGCGGTCGACATGGACCACCACCACCAGCGTGCACTTTTCGCACTCGCTGTCCAAAACAGCCGACACGGCGACGACGAAGAAGCGATTCAGCTTTACGAACGCTGCCTGTCGCGTCCTCCGTACCTCCGCAGTGCCCTGCTCAACCTGGGGCTGCTTTACGAAGACAAAGAAAACTACGCAGCTGCTCAATACTGCTTTGAGCGAGTTCTGAAATACGATCCCGGTAATGAACGTGCTGTCTTGTACCTCAAAGACATTGAGGCAACGAGCAACATGTACTACGACGAAGAATCGCTCAAGGAACAGCAAAAGCTGGAGCAACTCCTCGGTCGCCCGGTCACCGATTTCGAACTCTCTGTCCGCAGCCGGAACTGCCTGGCGACAATGGGCATCGAAACACTGGGACAACTGACCGAAATCAGCGAACAGGAACTGCTCTCCGGAAAGAACTTTGGGGAAACCTCCCTGATGGAAGTTCGCGAACTGATGGCTCAGCATTCTCTGTCGATTGGACAGTACCTCCACGAAAAACAACGGGAGCCTGCTTTCGATCAACGCGATCTGTCGCCTGAAGAACAAGCAGCCGTTCAAACTCCAATCGGCGATTTGAATCTCTCCGTTCGAAGCCGCAAGTGTATGACTCGCCTCGGAATCACAACAATCGGCGAGTTGTTGATGCGAACTCCGGACGAACTGCTGTCTGCCAAGAACTTCGGAGTGACCTCACTCAACGAGATCCGAAACAAGCTTTCGGAAATGAATCTCAAACTCCGCAACGACTAA
- the aroE gene encoding shikimate dehydrogenase: protein MICVSLGRTRHKMMIAEHRALAERGAELVELRVDWIPRNLRLDRLIKDRPTEVILTCRRPQDGGRFDGSEDKRLQILREGIVAGVEYVDLEVDIAKKVPRYGKTKRIVSFHDFEKTPENLEEIHKQLCECDADIVKIVTMADSPADNVRMMKLVESAKVPTVGFCMGEQGLISRVLCGKYGAPFTYATFNKERVMAPGQLSFDEMKKLYRYDSIDKETKVYAVLGDPIAHSWSPLLHNLAFIKKGLNSVYVPLRVSAEDFDELVKEYEFFGIEGYSVTIPHKHAALEFATEVEEAAEEIGAANTLIRQSKGEWFARNTDYDAALESIHLGLEMKGENSLNGQRVLILGAGGVARAIGLGAVRQGAVVTITNRSKARAAKLADDLSCQSVTWENRGSVGVDVVVNCTPVGMFPNMNESPYHEHWLREGVVVFDTIYNPENTLLLKNAKTRLCHTVSGIEMFVRQAAAQFTAFTGTDAPLDQMRTSLRRSISPVRVKTEQGHAAPSEQSAKTSTKSPQKPVDDHEQS, encoded by the coding sequence ATGATCTGTGTCAGCCTGGGACGTACGCGACATAAAATGATGATCGCGGAACACCGAGCGCTCGCGGAACGCGGTGCAGAGTTGGTTGAATTGCGTGTTGACTGGATTCCCCGCAACCTTCGCCTCGATCGCCTCATCAAAGATCGTCCCACTGAGGTCATCTTGACCTGTCGTCGTCCGCAGGATGGCGGTCGATTTGACGGCAGCGAAGACAAACGGTTGCAGATTCTGCGAGAGGGAATTGTCGCAGGCGTCGAATACGTTGACCTCGAAGTTGACATCGCGAAAAAAGTTCCTCGCTACGGAAAAACGAAGCGGATTGTCAGCTTTCACGATTTCGAGAAGACTCCGGAGAATCTGGAAGAGATTCATAAGCAGCTTTGCGAGTGCGATGCGGACATCGTCAAAATCGTGACGATGGCAGACAGCCCGGCCGACAATGTTCGCATGATGAAGCTCGTTGAGTCGGCCAAGGTTCCGACGGTCGGCTTTTGTATGGGAGAACAGGGGCTCATCAGCCGTGTTCTCTGCGGAAAATACGGGGCTCCATTCACCTATGCGACGTTCAACAAGGAACGCGTAATGGCGCCGGGGCAACTCTCTTTCGATGAGATGAAGAAGCTCTACCGCTACGATTCAATCGACAAAGAGACCAAAGTTTATGCCGTTTTGGGAGACCCGATTGCGCACAGCTGGAGCCCGTTGCTTCACAATCTGGCTTTCATTAAGAAGGGGTTGAACTCGGTCTACGTGCCCCTGCGTGTCTCTGCCGAAGACTTCGACGAGCTCGTCAAGGAATACGAATTCTTCGGGATCGAAGGCTACAGCGTCACAATTCCTCACAAGCATGCTGCTCTCGAATTTGCGACGGAAGTTGAGGAAGCTGCGGAAGAGATCGGGGCTGCGAATACTCTCATTCGCCAGTCAAAAGGTGAGTGGTTCGCCCGCAACACCGACTATGATGCTGCCCTCGAGTCGATTCATCTCGGGCTCGAAATGAAAGGCGAGAACAGCCTGAACGGACAGCGAGTTCTGATTCTCGGTGCAGGCGGCGTGGCTCGTGCAATTGGCCTCGGGGCGGTCCGTCAGGGGGCGGTGGTGACAATTACGAATCGATCGAAAGCACGAGCTGCCAAGCTGGCTGATGATCTGAGCTGTCAGTCGGTGACTTGGGAGAATCGCGGTTCAGTGGGTGTTGATGTCGTCGTGAATTGCACTCCGGTCGGAATGTTCCCGAATATGAACGAGTCGCCATACCATGAGCATTGGCTTCGCGAAGGTGTTGTCGTTTTTGATACGATCTATAACCCTGAGAACACGTTGTTGCTCAAGAATGCCAAAACGCGACTTTGCCACACAGTCAGTGGCATCGAGATGTTCGTTCGGCAGGCAGCAGCACAATTCACAGCTTTCACTGGCACCGACGCCCCGTTGGATCAAATGCGAACATCCCTCCGACGCAGCATTTCCCCGGTGAGAGTCAAAACGGAACAGGGCCATGCAGCTCCCTCGGAGCAATCGGCAAAGACTTCAACCAAGTCACCTCAGAAACCAGTAGACGACCATGAGCAATCCTGA
- a CDS encoding ABC transporter substrate-binding protein, whose protein sequence is MTRWTMKHLPFTLLFLLIISGICIAQSEEEEALPTLEEMTLPTAEQLLNDPPKDWVVLNTGGVLTVESVNPRPDTLALRQAEIEAKEEERRRLPVEQRDRLSREIDDLNQFFVSLPNVQGNPEFKFPLRRIVEIIHHEDLMIRRIKELLKVDEINPALELLTRLQRTRSDWPGLNEVYIDLLFVDTRIRVDNGDYSSSLMLIDELLEKDKTYGGIPELAGRAISGLTQAAIDRNDYLSAQFYLSWLENRFPNHSVYDQFSGQLSQKVESILAKADEAGQTGEHREAAKLVDEAVSIWPRTPGLRGPHRVHSERFQRLKVGVIDAPGECDAYFIEGPADRRKAELTELNLFEVDRLRDGTAYYWTRFFDEWEPTDLGREMRFKLKQFRQPYEMQAIVSVTDIVTHLINRLNPDHPNFDERLSAYVNSVEVISPTEFSLAFKRVPPRIEPLLAQITVGNLNEDEAIGPITDPGGFRMVDEADDQTVYLRKLSEPEGLQKYHVAEVLEQKYESYEKAAQGLVRGEVSMLPELPDRIIRRMQADEAFMKKFFVLQYMMPETHVLQFNPASTVLRNRELRTALAYAVNRERLLREVVLQDPKMAHGRLATTPFFASNPGRNLLVEPRRHDLSAAVAMLLASKKQLKDGIPPLTMIVAPGPVEEEVARDIARVWNKIGLQVNLVYAHEPKPASWDILYRRTQIPEPLVQMWPFLSLQPRAKLSDLDHYPDWLKQELVQLDRTSDQSRAITALQTLHRHLWYDTSVFPLWELDRFVVIRKNVQGFPQRPLHCYDRIDRWTIDAWYETELP, encoded by the coding sequence ATGACTCGTTGGACAATGAAACATCTCCCATTCACTCTTTTGTTCTTGCTGATCATCTCCGGGATCTGCATTGCTCAGTCGGAGGAAGAGGAAGCTCTTCCGACGCTGGAAGAGATGACGTTGCCCACAGCCGAACAACTTCTCAACGATCCTCCCAAAGACTGGGTCGTTCTGAACACCGGCGGAGTCTTGACTGTGGAATCGGTCAACCCGCGCCCGGACACACTTGCTCTCCGTCAGGCAGAAATCGAAGCCAAAGAAGAAGAGCGACGAAGACTCCCCGTCGAACAAAGAGACCGGTTGTCACGCGAAATCGACGACCTCAATCAGTTTTTCGTCTCTCTCCCAAATGTGCAGGGAAACCCGGAGTTCAAGTTTCCGCTGCGACGAATTGTGGAGATCATCCATCACGAAGACCTGATGATCCGCCGCATCAAAGAACTTCTCAAAGTCGATGAGATCAACCCTGCTCTCGAACTGCTCACACGGCTACAGCGAACACGCAGCGACTGGCCCGGCCTCAATGAGGTTTACATCGACCTGCTTTTCGTCGATACCCGAATTCGAGTCGACAATGGAGACTATTCATCCAGCCTGATGCTCATTGATGAGCTACTGGAGAAAGACAAAACTTACGGTGGCATTCCTGAACTGGCGGGTCGAGCCATTTCCGGGCTGACACAAGCTGCGATCGACCGCAACGACTATCTGTCCGCACAATTCTATCTGAGCTGGCTTGAGAATCGATTTCCAAACCATTCAGTTTACGACCAGTTTTCCGGGCAACTCTCGCAAAAAGTTGAATCGATCCTCGCCAAAGCTGACGAAGCTGGCCAGACCGGAGAACACCGCGAAGCAGCTAAGCTCGTTGACGAAGCGGTTTCGATTTGGCCACGAACACCCGGACTCCGCGGACCACATCGTGTCCACTCAGAACGATTCCAACGGTTGAAGGTCGGAGTCATCGACGCCCCTGGCGAGTGCGATGCCTACTTCATCGAAGGTCCCGCAGACCGTCGCAAGGCGGAACTCACCGAGCTGAACCTCTTCGAAGTCGACCGACTCCGCGACGGCACAGCTTATTACTGGACTCGCTTCTTCGATGAATGGGAACCGACCGATCTCGGCCGCGAGATGCGATTCAAGCTGAAGCAATTTCGGCAACCATACGAAATGCAGGCCATTGTTTCGGTGACGGATATCGTTACGCATCTGATCAATCGCCTGAATCCTGATCATCCAAATTTTGACGAACGGCTCTCAGCCTACGTCAATTCCGTCGAGGTCATTTCACCAACGGAATTCTCGCTGGCGTTCAAACGGGTTCCTCCTCGCATCGAACCTCTTCTGGCCCAGATCACCGTCGGCAACCTTAACGAAGACGAAGCAATCGGCCCAATCACCGATCCCGGTGGATTCCGAATGGTCGACGAAGCTGACGACCAGACCGTTTACCTGCGCAAGCTCTCGGAACCGGAAGGGCTTCAAAAATATCACGTCGCGGAGGTCCTCGAACAGAAATACGAGTCCTACGAGAAGGCTGCACAGGGGCTAGTCCGCGGTGAAGTTTCGATGCTTCCAGAACTTCCCGATCGAATCATTCGCCGCATGCAGGCCGACGAAGCCTTCATGAAGAAGTTCTTTGTCTTGCAGTACATGATGCCCGAAACTCATGTCTTGCAATTCAATCCCGCGAGCACAGTCTTGCGCAACCGCGAACTTCGAACCGCACTCGCTTACGCAGTCAACCGCGAACGATTGCTGCGTGAAGTCGTTCTTCAAGACCCGAAAATGGCACACGGTCGCCTCGCCACCACACCGTTCTTCGCTTCGAATCCTGGAAGAAACTTGCTGGTCGAACCTCGTCGACACGACCTGTCAGCAGCGGTCGCAATGTTGTTGGCATCCAAGAAACAGCTCAAAGACGGAATCCCACCTCTCACCATGATCGTCGCACCTGGCCCGGTCGAAGAGGAAGTGGCACGTGATATCGCTCGTGTCTGGAACAAGATCGGCTTGCAGGTAAACCTCGTTTACGCCCATGAACCTAAACCAGCTTCCTGGGATATCCTCTATCGCCGAACACAGATTCCTGAACCACTCGTTCAAATGTGGCCATTCCTGTCACTTCAGCCGCGAGCGAAATTGAGCGATTTGGATCACTACCCTGACTGGCTGAAGCAGGAACTTGTTCAGCTCGACCGCACAAGCGATCAAAGCCGAGCCATCACAGCACTCCAAACGCTCCACCGACATTTGTGGTACGACACATCCGTCTTTCCGCTTTGGGAGTTGGATCGTTTCGTCGTGATCCGGAAAAACGTGCAGGGATTCCCGCAACGCCCCCTTCACTGCTACGACCGCATTGACCGCTGGACAATCGATGCGTGGTACGAAACCGAGTTGCCATGA
- a CDS encoding thioesterase family protein, translating into MSDWFEVENRVRYCETDAMGVLHHMNYIQYYEMARTEYFRANGGNYRLMEERGLFLVIVDVQCKYKKPAKYDDLLTLRVRVSRMSGAKLEHEYEVLRGEELLATGSTVLACLNRDGEIQRMSNELLYGDSNDATAID; encoded by the coding sequence ATGTCTGATTGGTTCGAGGTGGAGAACCGGGTTCGCTACTGTGAAACAGACGCTATGGGCGTGCTGCATCACATGAACTACATCCAGTACTACGAGATGGCTCGCACTGAGTACTTTCGAGCCAACGGCGGCAACTACCGTCTGATGGAAGAACGTGGTTTGTTTCTTGTCATTGTTGATGTTCAATGCAAGTACAAAAAGCCAGCGAAGTACGACGATCTTCTCACGCTTCGCGTGCGGGTGTCTCGAATGTCGGGAGCCAAGCTCGAGCACGAATACGAAGTTCTACGGGGAGAAGAATTGCTGGCGACCGGAAGCACAGTTCTCGCGTGTTTGAATCGTGACGGCGAAATCCAGAGGATGTCTAACGAACTCCTCTATGGAGATTCAAACGATGCTACCGCGATTGACTAA
- the mqnE gene encoding aminofutalosine synthase MqnE, with amino-acid sequence MNNSITIDTIRQKVNSGERLTFEDGLFLEEEVDLLTLGSLAHQVRTARHGNIAYYNTNIHLNPTNVCVYRCKFCAFRSDLKADKAYVFSDDMIRERVLEAKSQGATEIHVVGGLHHLKKFDWYVDVVRVIHETWPEIHIKAWTGVEISWFAHLTKKPYDWILQQMIDAGLGSLPGGGAEIFDEQVRSQICEHKADAQSWLDIHRAAHELGLRSNATMLYGHVEEARHRIDHLCKLRDLQDDTHGFQTFIPLAFHPENTGMDDIPKPTGNQDLKTIAISRLMLDNFDHIKAYWIMLGEQTAQVALGFGADDLDGTVVHELIYHDAGAKTPEGLSVTKLHSLIREAGCEPVERDTLYRRVIRNGADWKVEEPMLIA; translated from the coding sequence ATGAATAATTCGATCACAATTGACACCATCCGCCAGAAGGTCAACTCTGGCGAGCGGCTCACATTCGAAGACGGACTCTTCCTGGAAGAAGAAGTCGATCTGCTCACTCTGGGCTCTCTGGCTCATCAAGTACGAACTGCCCGCCATGGCAACATCGCGTACTACAACACCAACATTCATTTGAATCCGACGAATGTTTGTGTGTACCGATGCAAGTTCTGTGCGTTTCGCTCGGACTTGAAAGCAGACAAAGCTTACGTCTTCAGCGACGACATGATTCGTGAACGCGTACTCGAAGCGAAGTCTCAGGGCGCGACCGAAATCCATGTTGTCGGTGGTCTTCATCACCTCAAGAAATTTGACTGGTACGTTGATGTCGTCCGCGTGATTCATGAGACGTGGCCGGAAATTCACATCAAAGCCTGGACCGGCGTCGAAATCAGCTGGTTCGCGCATCTGACTAAAAAGCCATACGATTGGATTCTTCAGCAGATGATCGATGCCGGCTTGGGAAGCCTCCCGGGTGGCGGCGCCGAGATCTTCGACGAGCAAGTTCGTTCACAAATCTGCGAACACAAAGCGGACGCTCAAAGCTGGCTCGACATTCATCGAGCTGCCCATGAATTGGGACTTCGATCCAATGCCACCATGTTGTACGGTCATGTCGAGGAAGCTCGTCACCGTATCGACCACTTGTGCAAGCTGCGGGATCTGCAGGACGACACCCACGGTTTCCAGACTTTCATTCCATTGGCTTTCCATCCGGAAAACACCGGGATGGATGATATTCCGAAGCCAACCGGGAACCAGGATCTGAAGACGATCGCGATCTCCCGATTAATGCTCGACAACTTCGATCACATCAAAGCCTATTGGATCATGCTGGGAGAACAGACCGCTCAAGTTGCTCTCGGATTCGGTGCAGATGACCTCGATGGGACTGTGGTTCACGAACTGATTTACCACGATGCTGGAGCAAAGACTCCCGAAGGTCTGTCAGTCACAAAGCTTCACAGCTTGATTCGTGAAGCAGGATGCGAACCGGTTGAACGCGACACTCTTTACCGTCGAGTCATCCGGAACGGAGCGGACTGGAAGGTCGAAGAACCGATGCTGATCGCCTGA
- the larC gene encoding nickel pincer cofactor biosynthesis protein LarC: MKVAYLQCGTGISGDMTLAALIDAGIDQEKLQSAIQSLRLPGVNLVVSEVMKGCFRARHIRVEHPEQHAHRHYSDIVQILNQADGLSDKQRSLAQSIFLQVAKAEAQVHGTDVESIHFHEVGAIDSIVDIVGAAVGFDLLGCDQIHCSPIPPGRGQVNIDHGLCDVPTPGTAELLKGIPLIDVPIEAELTTPTGAAIVKTLVDQFGPLPSMTIQSIGYGAGTMNFESRANLLRLFVGTVSVPAGTDEVCLLETNLDDISGEVIAHTMQRLLEAGAKDVYSIPIQMKKGRPATMLCVLADPLHQEKMEEILFAETGTLGIRQQRILRSTLARQAHTVLTDLGPILGKVAWHRTGVPSFSPEFEDCARIAKEHSIPIREVYRSAITAFDAQSIGSSPEQVSPKHSHLPAKDHTTHDHDHHGHDHDHDHHRHDHDHHGHDHG; the protein is encoded by the coding sequence ATGAAAGTTGCCTACCTGCAGTGTGGAACCGGAATCAGCGGAGATATGACGCTGGCTGCGTTGATTGACGCAGGGATCGATCAGGAGAAACTGCAATCGGCAATTCAGTCGCTGCGTCTTCCGGGTGTGAATCTCGTAGTGAGCGAAGTCATGAAGGGCTGTTTTCGAGCCCGGCACATTCGTGTTGAACATCCTGAACAGCATGCTCATCGTCACTACAGCGACATCGTGCAAATTTTGAATCAGGCAGACGGTCTTTCCGACAAACAACGAAGCCTCGCGCAGTCGATTTTTCTGCAAGTTGCAAAGGCAGAGGCACAAGTTCACGGTACTGACGTCGAGAGCATTCACTTCCATGAAGTGGGGGCCATCGATTCGATTGTCGACATCGTCGGCGCAGCTGTCGGTTTCGATCTCCTTGGGTGTGATCAGATTCATTGCAGCCCGATCCCGCCCGGACGAGGTCAGGTCAACATCGATCACGGGCTGTGTGATGTTCCCACTCCCGGAACGGCTGAGCTTCTCAAGGGCATTCCGTTGATCGACGTGCCGATCGAAGCTGAGCTGACGACTCCCACAGGGGCTGCGATTGTCAAAACACTCGTTGATCAATTTGGCCCATTGCCGTCGATGACAATTCAGTCGATCGGTTATGGGGCTGGGACGATGAATTTCGAGTCTCGCGCGAATCTGCTGCGACTATTTGTCGGAACGGTATCGGTTCCAGCAGGGACAGATGAAGTCTGTTTGCTGGAAACGAATCTCGATGACATTAGCGGCGAAGTGATCGCCCATACGATGCAGCGACTTCTCGAAGCAGGTGCGAAAGACGTCTATTCAATCCCGATTCAAATGAAGAAAGGGCGCCCAGCTACGATGCTTTGTGTGCTGGCAGACCCACTTCATCAGGAGAAGATGGAAGAGATCCTCTTCGCCGAAACCGGGACACTCGGAATTCGACAACAGCGAATCTTGCGATCAACTCTCGCGCGTCAGGCTCATACCGTGCTCACCGATCTTGGCCCGATCCTTGGAAAGGTTGCCTGGCACCGAACCGGAGTTCCGAGCTTCTCTCCGGAGTTCGAAGACTGCGCCCGAATCGCCAAAGAGCACTCGATCCCGATTCGCGAAGTCTATCGGTCGGCAATCACAGCCTTCGATGCACAAAGCATTGGATCAAGCCCAGAGCAAGTTTCACCAAAACACTCGCATTTGCCAGCCAAAGATCACACCACTCACGATCATGATCACCACGGTCATGACCATGATCACGACCACCATCGGCACGATCACGATCATCACGGCCATGATCATGGGTAA